The following proteins are co-located in the Xiphophorus maculatus strain JP 163 A chromosome 8, X_maculatus-5.0-male, whole genome shotgun sequence genome:
- the LOC111609537 gene encoding coagulation factor XI-like, producing MKTLFILVALLYFCAGSFGCDSGLWVDWDFPGSDFKSLFSPDAEHCQFLCTQEAPCLFWAFIRPDSKIDNRYYYCFLKASSSGKPDNQNPKQGTTAGYSLKSCNPLPTLSLSKVYENVDFPEADYRSIFTVDYKACQKACTDDPFCQFFTFVNEKFSDTNIRHQCYLKYSWSVPRTPAVIALADRISGFSRELQIIPSCHTECEDTLFPNTNFPGYDIEVHQAGSPELCQVLCSAHPKCTYFSFVSNQFKCYLKNNPNQMVPKVENGVTSGLPSQSCPLRNEINPTSPSHVTMYKGVDFPNSDIRSFPLNNVELCENACTSDPNCQFYSYVTSSRLCYLKRVITMPAPPKVANLAGVVSGFTLRNCFL from the exons ATGAAGACTCTCTTCATTTTAGTGGCTCTGCTCTATTTCTGTGCTGGCAGCTTTG gatgTGACTCAGGACTTTGGGTGGATTGGGACTTTCCAGGTTCAGACTTCAAAAGCCTTTTCTCTCCGGATGCTGAACACTGTCAGTTCCTCTGCACTCAGGAGGCGCCTTGTCTCTTCTGGGCGTTTATTCGTCCTGACTCCAAGATTGATAACAG ATACTACTACTGCTTCCTTAAGGCCTCCTCCTCAGGAAAACCGGACAATCAGAATCCCAAGCAGGGCACCACTGCTGGTTATTCTCTGAAGTCCTGCAATCCACTACCGA CTCTGTCACTATCCAAAGTTTATGAGAATGTGGACTTCCCTGAAGCGGACTACAGAAGCATCTTCACGGTGGATTACAAGGCGTGTCAGAAAGCCTGCACTGACGATCCTTTCTGCCAGTTCTTCACTTTCGTCAATGAGAAGTTTAGCGACACAAATATCCG GCACCAGTGCTACCTTAAATACAGCTGGTCAGTACCAAGAACCCCAGCTGTCATAGCTCTTGCTGACAGAATATCTGGATTTTCTCGTGAATTACAAATAATTCCATCCTGTCACACAG AGTGTGAGGACACACTATTTCCAAACACTAACTTTCCTGGTTACGACATCGAGGTTCACCAAGCTGGCTCTCCTGAACTGTGTCAGGTGTTGTGCTCCGCTCACCCAAAATGCACTTACTTCTCTTTTGTCAG CAACCAATTTAAATGTTATCTGAAGAACAATCCAAATCAAATGGTCCCCAAAGTTGAGAATGGTGTAACATCTGGGCTGCCATCCCAATCCTGTCCGCTGCGTAACG AGATAAATCCAACCTCACCAAGTCACGTTACAATGTATAAAGGAGTGGATTTCCCAAACTCTGACATTCGCTCTTTCCCACTGAACAACGTTGAGTTGTGTGAGAACGCCTGCACCTCGGACCCAAACTGCCAGTTCTACAGCTACGTTACCTCAAG ccgTCTCTGCTATCTGAAGCGTGTTATCACCATGCCTGCTCCTCCCAAAGTGGCCAACCTAGCTGGCGTGGTGTCGGGCTTCACCCTGAGGAACTGTTTCCTTTGA